The genomic interval CATCGCTCATCCTCTGACACAGAGGTGACATCTGTCGGCGATGCCCCTCCTGTTCCCCAATTTCCGAATACATCAAGTTTTCGGAGGTAAGCTACCCGGTATTCCCCTTTGTACGGATCAATGAGCTGACAATATGTGTACAGCCAATACTGATGTAGGTAAAACTTTACTCACCACTGCGTTAGTTCGTGCGACAGCTTCGAAATATGCTTTATCAGCCAAAGGGAAAGGCAAGGAAGTTGAGGATCAGAAAAGTGTTTTCTATCTGAAACCCGTTTCAACTGGaccagatgaagaatccGACGTTAGGTAAGGTTGCCAACACAGTCTTACCCTGAGAGGATCTGTTCATCTTAGCTCATTACTTGACCTATAGCTATTTACAAAGGCACACCAAGCCGTACTCCCATCTAATAGATACCCACAACCTGTATCAATATAGAGAACCTATGTCCCCTCATTTAGCTGCTAAACTTGCTCCAGATCTAGTCAGCTCTTCGCCTATTATTATCGGAGGCTTAACAGCTGACTGACAATCTCTTAGCCGTTTCCTAAGACCAATGATGAGCTGGTACGAGGTATAGAAAATTACGCTACTGATTGTGTCAAGCGATTAGATGGTAGGGAAGGAGCTTTGTTCGTGGAAACAGCAGGAGGTAAGTCAAAATTTCTTGTTACCTTCTGCAATGAAAGCTCAATTGACACTTGATCAAGGTGTTCATTCTCCGGCATTACATCCCCCTCATACTCAATCGACATTCCTTCGTTCCCTCAGATTACCATCTATCCTCATAGCTTCTCCTCACTTAGGCGGAATTTCAACAACCCTATCATCATACGAATCCCTAATCATGCGTGGATATTCCATATCAGCAGTGTTATGTCTATACGACTCTTATTATCGGAATGATGATTTCCTAGAAGGATATTTCAAAGATAGAGGAGTAGGATATTGGACTATAAAACCTCCTCCAAAAAAATATGGTACTTTAGCAGAAGATGCTCTGAGATTATCTCAATGGTATTCAGAAGTTGAAAGCCTTGGTGTTGGAGAacaaggtgaaggaggtgTAAAAGATGCTACGGAATGGTTAGATATCGAACACTCAAATCGTATAAAGGAATTAAACGGAATGCCAGATAGAACACTTAAATCTGTTTGGTGGCCTTTCACTCAACATGGTATAGTGAGCTACCAGATGATTTGCCATCGTCTAACTCAGCTGACTATTGATGCTTCCTAGATAaataagaaagaagatgtaaTGGTCGTGGATTCCGCATTTGGGGATAATTTCGATGCGTATTATACCAAACCTCCCTCGGCCGTCACGCCCGCTGTAGATGAGGGAGCTGTAATAccgaaagaagaagagagtTTGTTGAATTCATATTTCGACGGATCAGCAAGTTGGTTCACGTGTGTATCCGCTTCCTCATTTATCTCAAGCTTGTGAGAGGGCTGACCTATCGCTCGGACTTCTTAGACAATCTCACGGACACGCAAATGAGGAATTGACTTTAGCAGCGGCCACCGCAGCAGGGAGATATGGACATGTCTTATTTCCCTCAGGTACACATGAGCCAGCTTTAAAGCTTGCTGAGAAGCTCAAGCAGACGGTAGGAAAAGGCTGGGCGGAAAGAGTGTTTTATTCGGATAATGGAAGTACAGGTATTGAAGTAGCTTTGAAAATGGCTTTAAGAGCTGCTGGACGGAGATATGGATACGATGGCGAAATGGGAGGGGATTACGGTGTTATTGGTTTTCGAGGGGGATATCATGGTGACACTGTGAGTCTACCTGCATTCGCTGTATCACATTATGGTTATTAGCTAATTTCAGTTGGTAGATCGGAAGTATGGACGCTTCTGAAcaatccaccttcaacaaGGCTGTAGACTGGTATGTTCTAGCTACGGTTCCTGGtgaatcagctgatatatCTCAATTTCATAGGTATAAAGGTAGAGGACATTGGTTCTCTCCACCAATGGTACAATTCATCAACGGTAAACCGACAGTCTCAACAACGGGACCAGATGAATGGGAAGTCCTACCTGACTCCGTAGCGTCGAAGGCTGAAATCATCTCGGATGGTTGGAGAGTTTCATTCGATGATCTTCAGGACATTTATTCGGTTCAAGATAGATTATCAACTCCATTAGCTGATTATTATCGATCTCATATACGATCAAATCTTGAAAAAGCTgttaaagaaggaaagaaattTGGAGCTTTGATTCTTGAACCTACGTGTTTAGGAGCAGGCGGTATGGTTTTTGTGGATCCTTTATTCCAAAATTGTTTAATACAAGTAGTGAGGGCAAGTAGTGATTTATTTGGAGGAAAGTCTTGGAAGGGTAAGAAATATAAAGaggatttagaagaagttaGGAATGGTTGGagagaaaagaggaaatggAGAGGTATTCCTGTAATATACGATGAAGGTGAGaaaaaaattctttttttacGATTTCCCATAACATATTTATAAAAGttaatcaattgatttatttttttttcttttggaaaaaaagtATTCTCAGGATTACATAGATTTGGATATTTATCAGcagcttcaattttaaaagaaacTCCAGATATTGCAGTATATGCAAAAATTTTAACAGGAGGTTTATTACCACTTTCAACAACTTTagcatcaacttcaatatTTAACACTTTTTTATCTAACAAAAAAATTGATGCTTTATTACATGGACATTCATATACTGCAAATCCAATTGGATGTTCAGTAgctttaaaatcaattgaaattttagaaaaacaaaattgggaaaaagaaaaaaaaatgtgGAATTTAGAAGgtaataattcaacaataaaAAGATGGTCATTTTGGaatccaaatttaattaaaaatttaagtgaaatgaaaattgtTAAAGGTTGTATGGCAATGGGTACTGTTCTtgcaattgaattaaaagttaATGAACAAAGcggtaagttttttttttttttttttttaattttgtttttccaaACAACGGAAAAACAAGaaaacaagaaaaaaaaattgttaattggttttggtaaattatttacATAGGTtattcatctaattttgGATTagaatttttaaataatttaaaaaaaagaataattatttcacctaataattcatttagtccttttcaaattcatgGTAGACCTTTAGGAAATGTAATTTATATTATGACTAGTAGTTTTACTAAACCTGAAATTTTAAGAGCTATggaaaaaacaattttagatgaattaaaaaaaatatgataatttgacGTTTTAGAAAAAATGTATTACATATAgatgaaatcaatcataGGGGAAAAAAACTATGCATACTTGGTAATATGATAGTCTTGAGTAGCCTTTGAATAAAAGTTGTGCTAGCAAAGTGTATCACAAATACTTGCCGattaattttctttattgCGATATATCTTACAAAACATGCATTATGTTTGCTTCAATTCGTCATCATCACGATACCATGGGTATCCACGATATTTTGAGGGCCATTTTCGCATATCATTATTCAGTGATCTTTCGATATCGATAGTCAGACCCCAGGCCTACTGATATCTTTAGTATTTGCAGAATTAACGAATGTATTGCTTGGCGAGAATGTGAAAACATCAAATCCTTGTTCGTATAACGGCTAGTATGACCGCTTGTCATTTCTCAGCTTCACGGTTGAAAAGCGCGCGGTAGATCAGAGTTCGATTCTCTGACAGGGAGTTTCTTTTTGGAGTTTTCGTGGCGTTGACTCCCCTCTTGTTTGTTGTAACTTGAATGCGCATGGGAACGATGCATCTGATCATAGCAGAGTATCAAAGGGTGATAGGCAAGTATGATTCGGGTCAATAGCTTTACATAGTATATAAATGGTAATTCCGATCTATTCTTCCTAAGAAGAAGCTATGTAATATCCAGAACATGTAGGATCATCTGGAAATTCATTCCATTTCACAGTATGAGATCCCGGTACATTCCACATTTTGTCACTAATAATCATATCTCTCTTTATGGATCTTATATTTTCGTTATCTCCCGTAGGTTGAGGGACAATAATAAACTCTTTTTTCATGGGATCGATGCTGTAAGCTGTGTATGtttgatcatcaacaaccttgatcttcttctttcctttgatTGTCTCGTCCGtttttaaaatatcaacaatatcaGCGTCTTCTACGGATTCTCCACATGTTTCTGAACAGTTTTGGACTGAAGGCCATTGACATCCAGCACGATGACGTGCTGGGAAGCTGgagaaagaaagacaatatcatcataattatatttattcCAAATCTTTTATAATGAATGCAGGATGTGTTTTAAAGGTTTTAGACGTAAAGACATAGTGGAACAATCAACTTACCTGgttccttcttcacctctAACACCTCGCCAAGCGGATTTTGCTATATGAGGAGCATGCCTCAAAATATCCTCGAGGTCAGTAGAACTGTTTTTGttagaatcaaatttaccagTATCAGTCATAGTTTGATCAGAGGAAATGTGAGATTGTTGATCGAAAGTCATTATGTTTTGTCAATGTTCGAAGTGAACACGAATGTCTAAGAAAGTTTGGAAAGTGAAAGATATGTTATGAAAAAATACAAACGATACCAGAAGGAGTAAGCTATATATACGATAACAGAAGATTATAGAGTGGTTATAGTCCACCATAAGTTTGTTTTTCGCATTTGGAAGTACAGAGTCACATCCTTTGATGGTCTTATCCTTTAATGGTCTTCGAAGGGTCTTTTGCAAATCCGGTCGGAACGGATCAGAAGCAGGCGTAcgattttcattttactTCATGAATATGCTATGCAACTCAAAGGCAGAGTCGATAGTAGAATACGGAAGCCCGATTAAATCGGAATAATCTAGCGATGCTTTACAGAATATTGGGTCCAAAGCACTCACAAGCTTTTTTGCTTCGCCTTGATGATCCGTCCGAAGCTTCTCCTATTTTCGCTGTGTCCAAGAAAAACTTCTAATTTGTGAGCACTGCTTCCATATTCCAGGCCTGCATTTTCCCTCGTTCCataaaatttgattgtaaAGCAAATCACATATATACGCAAAAACAATGTCAAAAAGAAAGGTTAATTGTCAGACAGCCAcgaaaagtcaaaaagaAACTCCCTGTCAGAGAATCGAACTCTGATCTACCGCGCGCTTTTCAGCTGTGAAGCTGAGAAATGACAAGCGGTCATACTAGCCGTTATACGAACAAGGATTCGATGTTAGCATAAATTTGTGCAAAGTTATAAACTATTTCATCGTTGTTTTGGTTTCCATTGAGTGTTGGCTTGTCACAGTCTTAATTAATGCATCATACGACATATAACCTTTCTCTTTAGCACGGTCGAGATGTAACAATAGATATCCTTGTCATGCGCGCGCGTGATGAGATacattttatcaaatgctAATTATACCGGACAAAATGGTGATTTACAAGAAAGTTAATTGGCCAACCTGTTAAAAGTCCGAATTTACCCGATACTACCATgtaatataataataagCTGGTTCATTTTATTTGGTGCCTCATTTATCTTAAACTTGACTTGTGACTTCTTGATTGAAGCCGATTCGCTAATTCAACGCAATCGACTTTGAACTGCTTGTATTTGTTAAATCCCATCATTTTAGaaacaatatcatcatttaatatACCTCAATCTTATCATAGGTCGATCAATTATACTCATCTCATCAGCTGTATCTCTAGATCTATCACTCACCTTCCTCTTATAAGCAATACCCGCAAGATGTCATTGATTCGTCCTACTGCATCAACTTCTACTTTTAGAGCTTTGGgtttaggtttaggtggaagaggattACATACTTGTAAGTCATTTATCACAAGATCATGAAGAATAGGTACAAGGGAGAATGAAATATCCTGAGGAGGATTGGATATCCTCTGCGATGATAGAGGATATAGTCGATTGTCAGCTGGGAAGGCTGGTGGAGGGCTGGAAAAGCAGATAGATGAAACGACTGTTTGTGAGATATGCGAATATGATCGCTAATACCATTCGTTTCAATGATATTAGCTCGAGCTCTCGCTATCCGAGCAAGTGGTGTTAGAAGAGATGCAACTGTTGCAGCTGATGAGACTGGTGGATTCAAATATATCCCAGGAGGACGTAAGTGTCATTTCGTCTCAATCTTAATTTGTCTGCGTCAAGATCTATATTTAGAGATATTGGCATGGTGGGGATACAGGATGTATCGTTGGAGAGATTGTCTTGGAAGAGGACTTGTTAATCCTGCGCGGGAAATTTTCGAGACCATACTCAGCATACTGGGCCAGTTTACAATTagctaattttgattaCATTTTAATGCTTAGCTATCCTCAAGGGAACAGTAAATGATGCTGTTTCCGATCTCCCTGCATCAAGATCTCATGGATCATATCATTGGGCATTTGAACGTGTACTTTCTGCAGCTTTAGTACCAGTTACAGTTGGTGCAGCAGTATCAACTGGATCAGCTTATGTAAGTatttaatttgaatttgatctacCTTTTTTCTACTTTCTACTAAAAGCAAATTGAACTAATTTTgtgttttgtttttcaatttccttAGCCTATATTAGATGG from Kwoniella pini CBS 10737 chromosome 4, complete sequence carries:
- a CDS encoding dethiobiotin synthase: MPLLFPNFRIHQVFGANTDVGKTLLTTALVRATASKYALSAKGKGKEVEDQKSVFYLKPVSTGPDEESDVSYLQRHTKPYSHLIDTHNLYQYREPMSPHLAAKLAPDLPFPKTNDELVRGIENYATDCVKRLDGREGALFVETAGGVHSPALHPPHTQSTFLRSLRLPSILIASPHLGGISTTLSSYESLIMRGYSISAVLCLYDSYYRNDDFLEGYFKDRGVGYWTIKPPPKKYGTLAEDALRLSQWYSEVESLGVGEQGEGGVKDATEWLDIEHSNRIKELNGMPDRTLKSVWWPFTQHGIINKKEDVMVVDSAFGDNFDAYYTKPPSAVTPAVDEGAVIPKEEESLLNSYFDGSASWFTQSHGHANEELTLAAATAAGRYGHVLFPSGTHEPALKLAEKLKQTVGKGWAERVFYSDNGSTGIEVALKMALRAAGRRYGYDGEMGGDYGVIGFRGGYHGDTIGSMDASEQSTFNKAVDWYKGRGHWFSPPMVQFINGKPTVSTTGPDEWEVLPDSVASKAEIISDGWRVSFDDLQDIYSVQDRLSTPLADYYRSHIRSNLEKAVKEGKKFGALILEPTCLGAGGMVFVDPLFQNCLIQVVRASSDLFGGKSWKGKKYKEDLEEVRNGWREKRKWRGIPVIYDEVFSGLHRFGYLSAASILKETPDIAVYAKILTGGLLPLSTTLASTSIFNTFLSNKKIDALLHGHSYTANPIGCSVALKSIEILEKQNWEKEKKMWNLEGNNSTIKRWSFWNPNLIKNLSEMKIVKGCMAMGTVLAIELKVNEQSGYSSNFGLEFLNNLKKRIIISPNNSFSPFQIHGRPLGNVIYIMTSSFTKPEILRAMEKTILDELKKI